The genomic DNA AGAATGCCCCGACGGCTGCGATATCACCTTGTTTCAGCACCAGGTTGTGATGAATGAACTCTTCGGCCGAGCGCAGGTAGATCTCCTGGTCATCCTCGTGGGTAACGTGGAGACCTAAAACGTCAACATAGAACTCTCGGGATGCCGCCAGGTCGGTGACCTGGATTTCCATGTAGGCTACGCGCAGCACATCTGGGGCTTCAGCTTCCGGTGTCGGGATCGGGTTGTCCGTGTTGACGGGCGCGTCCTGGGAGACGTGAAATCCCGAACTGGTGAGGGTGCGCTTATTTTTATCGATGGTCATAATTGATCCTTCAGTATGGTTCCGACCACATTTACTGTTTGCCGAAAACTGGGTTGTGCACTTCGCCCAGGTTGATGTGAACGGCCTGCTGCTCGGTGTAGAAGTCGATCGAGCGGTAGCCACCCTCTTGACCGAGTCCGGAAGCCTTCACGCCACCGAATGGGGTGCGAAGATCGCGAACGTTGTTGGAGTTCAGCCACACCATGCCGGCTTCCACCTTCTGGGCGAAGTTGTGGGAACGCTGCAGGTCGTTGGTCCAAATGTAGGCAGCCAGACCGTACGTGGTGTTGTTGGCCAACTCGAGGGCTTCTTCATCGGTGTCGAACGGGGTGATTGCCACGACCGGCCCGAAGATTTCTTCTTGGAAGATGCGGGTATCTGGTGCCACGTCAGCAAAGACAGTGGGCTGCAGGAAATTTCCGTCCGGGAATTGCTCTGGACGGTCCCCACCGGCGACCAGACGGGCTTCGTCTTTCCCGATTTGGACATAGGACCAGACCTTGTCGAAGTGTTCTGGGTGGACCAGGGCCCCGACTTCGGTCTTTGGATCGTCTGGCATCCCGACTTTGACGTTGGCGGCCTGAGCTGCGTAGCGTTCGACGAATTCATCGTAAATGCTGCGCTGAACCAGGATGCGCGAACCGGCGGTGCAGCGTTCACCGTTAAGCGAGAACACTCCGAAAATGGTCGCATCGATGGCTTTTTCCAAATCGGCGTCTTCGAAGACCACGGCGGGAGATTTGCCGCCCAGTTCCATGGACAGACCCTTCAGGTAAGGAGCGGCGTTGGCCATGATGATCTGGCCGGTGCGGGATTCACCGGTGAACGAGATCAGCGGAACATCTGGGTGTTTGACCAGCGAATCGCCGGCATAACCTTCTTCGCCGTAACCGTGGACCATGTTGAACACACCGGCAGGCAGGCCGGCTTCTTCGAAGATGCCGGGCCATAGGCTGGCCGACAGTGGCGTGAACTCAGCTGGCTTCAACACCACGGTGTTTCCGGTGGCCAAGGCTGGGCCAAGTTTCCACGACTCCAGCATAAAAGGGGTGTTCCAGGGAGTGATTAGCCCGGCAACACCAATGGGTTTGCGGTTAACGTAGTTAATCTGACGCCCCGGAACCTTGAAAGCGTGGTCTTCCTGAGCCACGATCAGGTCGGCGAAGAACCGGAAGTTTTCGGCCGCACGGCGTGCCTGGCCCAGGGTCTGGGAAATCGGTAGACCCGAATCCCAGGTTTCCATTTCAGCCAGTTCCTGCTGACGGGTTTCGACCACATCGGCGATGTTGTGCAGGATGCGGGAGCGTTCGCGTGGCAGCATGTGTGGCCATGGGCCGTTGTCGAAGGCATCTTTGGCGGCCGCTACGGCAGCGTCAATGTCGGCGACTTTCCCCGACGATGCCTGGATGTAGGTCTCGTTGGTGACCGGGTTGATCACGTCAAAGGTATCCTCATCGACGGAGTCGACGAATTCACCGTTGATGTAGTGACGGATTTGATCTGGCATATTGTCTGGTTTGCCGTTACTCATGTCGTCCTTTCAATATTCTTAGAAATCTTGTGCAGTGGCCTGTGCGTGGTGATCCAGGTAGGCATTCAAGGCATTGAGCCGGTGGTTTCGAGCCGCTGATTCAATGACGGAAAACGCTGCCCCGCCGGCAATCAAATCCAGCAGTTCATCGTGTTCGGCGACCGAGTTCGGAGCCCGGGACGGGATGATCGAAAACGTTGATGACCGAAGAGCCGCCAGTCGGTTCCATCCGCGATTCACCAGGTCCAAAATGTGCGGATTTGGGTGATGTTCAAATAGGGCTAAATGAAATCTCTCGTTCAGTGCGGTGAACGTCTCGGGCACGAAACCCTCGCCTAACATATCTCGCATCTGATCATTGATCCCGCGGGCCCTGGTGAGCGTCTGGGCTGTAACCAACGGTGCACACAGCGCCGTGGAATACCCTTCCACCAGGGCCAGGGTTTCCATCGTGTACTGGTATTCCACGGGGTCGATACCGGTGACGGTGGCGCCCACATTGCGTTCAAATTGGACTAAGTCATCGGTCTGGAGCCGCCGAATGGCCTCCCGTACGGGAACCACCGACATGCCCAACTCTTGTGCAATGGTCGAGAGCACGAGCCGGTCACCGGCCTTGTAGCGACCCGAGGTAATCCCATCCAGGACGTGCTGGTGCGCCTGATCAGCTTTGGAAAGACCATTGACAGACATTTAGTCGCCTTGCTCGGCGCGGTAAGCCTCGTATTTGGCTTTCCACTGACCCGTTGGTGGAAAGAGGCCATCTACGGCAGCGCCGTTTTTGACTTGTTCAAAGACCCATGCGTCCTGTTTTTCTTGTTCGAAGGATTCTTCGATCACTTCAACCAGCAGCTCCGGTGGTACAACGACCACTCCGTCATCGTCACCAATGATGATGTCGTTAGGTTGCACCGTGGTGCCACCGCAGGCGATGGTGCCATCCATTTCCCAGGGGACGTGGCGACGGCCCAGCACAGCCGGGTGGAAGCCATTGGAATACACTGGGATGCCCACTTCGGCAACGGCCGCAGCGTCGCGGACCCCACCGTCGGTGATCACGGCCTTTGCGCCGCGAACCTTGGCCCGCATGGCCAATACGTCACCGAGAGTTCCGGTGCCTTTTTCGCCGCGTGCTTCCATGACAACAATGTCATCGGGTTGCACCGAGTCCATGGCCTGCTTCTGTTTATTAAACCCGCCCCCGTGCTTTTTGAATAGGTCTTCACGGTTTGGCACATATCGTAGGGTCTTCGCGAAACCGAGAATCTGCTGGCCTGGATGCATTGGTCGAGGACCGTCGATCGTGCAGTTATTGATACCGCGTTTGCGCATGTTCGCCACGATGGTCGCCACCGCGGTCTGGGAGATTTTCTTGCGCAATTCATCGGTCAAGATCGCGCGCGGATCCGTCAGCCCTGCTTTTTCTTTCGAACCCCAGGCTTCCTCGCGCTGCACATCATCAACCTTTGGTCCGTGCCCATAATCGGCCATCGCAAATGAGGACTCTTGGACATGGGATACCAGACGCCCGGTCGTGGGCGCACCGTCAGCCTGCGGCGCGTCGACTTCCACCTCGACGACGTCGCCGGGCTGTGCCACCGATGAACCCGCAGGCGTGCCGGTCAAAATGACGTCGCCTTCCTCCAGTGTCATCAACTGGGACAGATCAGCGATCAGCTGTCCGAAGGGGAAGACCAGGTCCGCGGTGGTGTCGTCTTGGACGATCGCGCCATTAACCCAGGTACGAATACGCAGCTGGGTGGGGTCGATGCCCTCGGTACTGATGATCGCAGGGCCCAATGGCGTGTAGTTGTCACCGGATTTATTTTTGACGTTGGAGCCCTTATCCGCATGCCGCAGATCGTAGAGCCCCCAGTCGTTGGCGGCGGTAACCCCTGAAACGTAGGACCAGCCATCCTCGGG from Enteractinococcus fodinae includes the following:
- a CDS encoding fumarylacetoacetate hydrolase family protein, translated to MNVSAYDFSVKQNRPGKIVALHLNFPSRIKERGRSPKFPGYFLKATSSIAPTGATIERPAGTELLAYEGEIALVIGKDARRVSPEDGWSYVSGVTAANDWGLYDLRHADKGSNVKNKSGDNYTPLGPAIISTEGIDPTQLRIRTWVNGAIVQDDTTADLVFPFGQLIADLSQLMTLEEGDVILTGTPAGSSVAQPGDVVEVEVDAPQADGAPTTGRLVSHVQESSFAMADYGHGPKVDDVQREEAWGSKEKAGLTDPRAILTDELRKKISQTAVATIVANMRKRGINNCTIDGPRPMHPGQQILGFAKTLRYVPNREDLFKKHGGGFNKQKQAMDSVQPDDIVVMEARGEKGTGTLGDVLAMRAKVRGAKAVITDGGVRDAAAVAEVGIPVYSNGFHPAVLGRRHVPWEMDGTIACGGTTVQPNDIIIGDDDGVVVVPPELLVEVIEESFEQEKQDAWVFEQVKNGAAVDGLFPPTGQWKAKYEAYRAEQGD
- the hpaE gene encoding 5-carboxymethyl-2-hydroxymuconate semialdehyde dehydrogenase yields the protein MSNGKPDNMPDQIRHYINGEFVDSVDEDTFDVINPVTNETYIQASSGKVADIDAAVAAAKDAFDNGPWPHMLPRERSRILHNIADVVETRQQELAEMETWDSGLPISQTLGQARRAAENFRFFADLIVAQEDHAFKVPGRQINYVNRKPIGVAGLITPWNTPFMLESWKLGPALATGNTVVLKPAEFTPLSASLWPGIFEEAGLPAGVFNMVHGYGEEGYAGDSLVKHPDVPLISFTGESRTGQIIMANAAPYLKGLSMELGGKSPAVVFEDADLEKAIDATIFGVFSLNGERCTAGSRILVQRSIYDEFVERYAAQAANVKVGMPDDPKTEVGALVHPEHFDKVWSYVQIGKDEARLVAGGDRPEQFPDGNFLQPTVFADVAPDTRIFQEEIFGPVVAITPFDTDEEALELANNTTYGLAAYIWTNDLQRSHNFAQKVEAGMVWLNSNNVRDLRTPFGGVKASGLGQEGGYRSIDFYTEQQAVHINLGEVHNPVFGKQ
- a CDS encoding GntR family transcriptional regulator: MSVNGLSKADQAHQHVLDGITSGRYKAGDRLVLSTIAQELGMSVVPVREAIRRLQTDDLVQFERNVGATVTGIDPVEYQYTMETLALVEGYSTALCAPLVTAQTLTRARGINDQMRDMLGEGFVPETFTALNERFHLALFEHHPNPHILDLVNRGWNRLAALRSSTFSIIPSRAPNSVAEHDELLDLIAGGAAFSVIESAARNHRLNALNAYLDHHAQATAQDF